In the Azospirillum humicireducens genome, GTCCTGCTCGCGCTTCAGCGCCTCGCGCTCGATCTTCAACTGGATGATGCGGCGGTCCAGCTCGTCGATGGCTTCCGGTTTGCTGTCCACCGCCATGCGCAGGCGGCTCGCCGCCTCGTCGATCAGGTCGATGGCCTTGTCGGGCAGGAAGCGGTCGGTGATGTAGCGGTTGGACAGGGTCGCCGCCGACACGATGGCGCTGTCGGTGATGCGCACGCCATGGTGGACCTCATAGCGCTCCTTCAGGCCGCGCAGGATGGAGATGGTATCCTCCACCGTCGGCTCCGACACGAAGACCGGCTGGAAGCGCCGGGCCAGCGCCGCGTCCTTCTCGATGTATTTGCGGAACTCGTCCAGCGTGGTGGCGCCGACACAATGCAGTTCGCCGCGCGCCAGCGCGGGCTTCAGCATGTTGGAGGCGTCCATCGCGCCGTCCGACTTGCCGGCGCCGACCAGCGTGTGCAGTTCGTCGATGAAGACGACGATCTCGCCGGCCGCCGCCTGGATTTCCGACAGAACGGCCTTCAGCCGCTCCTCGAACTCGCCGCGATACTTGGCGCCGGCCACCAGGGCGCCGAGGTCGAGCGACAGCAGCTGCTTGTTCTTCAGCCCTTCCGGCACGTCGCCCTTGACGATGCGCTGGGCCAGCCCCTCGACGATGGCGGTCTTGCCGACGCCGGGCTCGCCGATGAGGACGGGATTGTTCTTGGTGCGCCGCGCCAGCACCTGGATGGTGCGGCGGATTTCCTCGTCGCGGCCGATGACGGGGTCGAGCTTGCCATCGCGCGCCGCGGCGGTCAGGTCGCGGGCGTATTTCTTCAGCGCGTCATAGCCCTGCTCGGCGCTGGCGCTGTCGGCGGTGCGGCCCTTGCGGATGTCGTTGATGGCGGTGTTCAGCGCCTGCGGCGTCACGCCGGCGGATTTCAGCGCACGCGCCGACGGGGTGCCGTCGGCCATGGCCAGCGCCAGCAGGATGCGTTCGGCGGTGACGAAGCTGTCGCCGGCCTTTTCGGCGACCTTCTCCGCCTGTTCGAAGACGCGGGAGAGTTCGGGCGTCAGATAGAGCTGACCGGCGCCGCTGCCCTCGACCTTCGGCAGCTTGTCCAGTTCGGCATCGACAGCCGACAGGGCCGCCTTGGGGTCGCCGCCCGCCGCACGGATCAGGTTGGCGGCTAGGCCTTCCTTGTCGTCCAGCAGCGTCTTCAGCAGATGTTCCGGGGTCAGGCGCTGATGCCCACGGCGCACGGCCAGGGTCTGCGCGGCCTGGACGAACCCGCGGCTGCGCTCGGTGTATTGCTCGAAATCCATGATGCTCCCCTATCTCCCGTCGACCGTCCGCGAGGCAGCCCGGTCAACTCGATCCCCCTGCCCGATCCACGCGACTGTGCGATCCGCAAGGATGCTGCCGAAGATGTAGGCAGGCCAAAGGGCCGTGCAAGACCATCGGCGCGGAAAGGGTATCGCTGGAGAAACGCCGCCAAGGCCCCTCTCCGCCGGACCGCCTGGGGCCGGGAAAAAGGGGTAGCTCGCGACCCGCCGATTGCGCCCCTACACGGCACGCGCAGGGTCCGGCTAGACTTCCGCCCGCCCGCCGTCCACGGGTCCTTCCGGATTTCCATCATGACCGACTTTGCCGCCTCCGGCACCAGCCAGCGCACCGCCACCGACACGAAAGCCACGCCGATCCCAGTCCGCCACGCCACGCCCCGGACCATGATGGCCCGACTGCTCCGTCTCGCCTGGACCCTGCGCGGGGTCTGGCACCGGATCGCCCGGCCGCTGACCATGGGGGTGCGGGCGATCATCATCGACGACTCGGACCCGGCCGCCCCCTGTGTTCTGCTGATCCGCCACAGCTATGTCGATGGCTGGCACTTCCCCGGCGGCGGCGTCGGGCGGGGGGAGACGCTGGCCGACGCCATGCGGCGGGAGGTGCGGGAGGAGGTCGGGCTGATCGCCGACCGTCCCGCTCAGCCTTTCGGCATCTACGCCCGCTTCCGCAATGGGGCGAGCGACCATGTGGCGGTCTATGTGGTGCGCGGTTGGAGCGGCCAGCCGAAGGCCGACGGGGTCGAGATCGTCGAGACCCGGTTCTTTCCGCTCGACCGGCTCCCTACGGACCTGTCGCCGGCCACCGGGCGCCGGCTGGAGGAATTTCTGGGGCACCGCCCGGTCGCCGAACGCTGGTAAAGGCACCACATTAGGGAGCGGAGCGGGCGGTCCGGGTTGCTGCCGGTCGCCTTTCCCCCAGCCGCAGCGTGAGAAACAGGTACCGCATCGGTTGACAGGGACGCTCCGGCCCTTTCATTGTGCAGTGCAATGAACACCACACTGACCGCCATCCGCCGCTATCCCGTCAAGGGCATGAGCGGCCAGGACCTGACCGCCACCGACCTGACCGCCGGACAGGCGATCCCGCTCGACCGCCGTTACGGCCTGCTGCACGGACCGGCCGCGCTGGACAGCGAGACGGCGGGCTGGCGCCTGCCGTCCGACTTCTTCACGCTGGACCGCACGGAAAAGCTGGCGGCACTGCAGACCGAGTTCGACGAGGCGACGCACGCGCTGATCATCCGCCGCGGCGGCCGGCAGGTGTCGCGCGGCCGGCTGGACCAGCCGATGGGCCGCACGCTGCTGGAACAGTTCTTCGCCGCCTATCTGGCCGGGATCGTCCCCGGCATGCCCCGCCTGATCGAGGCGCAGCATGGCGCCTTCGGCGACAGCGAGGAGCCGTCGGTCACCCTGCTGAACCTCGCCAGCCTGCGCGATCTGGAAGAGCGGATCGCCAAGCAGCCGGTCGATCCGCGCCGTCTGCGCGCCAACCTGCTGGTGGACGGCATCGATCCCTGGACCGAACGCGCCTGGATCGGCCGGACATTGACCATCGGCGGCGCGACGCTGGAGGTGGCGGAGGCGCTGGACTGCACGCCCGGCAACGATGTGAACCCGGACAGCGGCGTCGCCGACCTCAGCCTGCCCAACATCATGGAGCGGGGGTACGGCCACAGCCAGATCCTGCTGCGCGCCCGGGTGACCGGCGGCGGCCGGATCGCGGTGGGCGACCCGGTCACGCCGGCCTGAACTTTCAGGGATCCAGCCTCAAAAACGCGAAGCGTCAGGCGTTGACTGCCGCCCGTTCCTCGCCGTCGGTCTCGTCCTCGGTCGGCTGGTCGTCATCGTCGCCGGCCTGCGAGGCCCCTTGCTGCTGATGGCCATGCCCGATGCTCGGCTGGCCGCCGCGCTGGCGGTTTTCCGATTCCTGGATCTGGTTGATGATGCGCAGGTAATGCTCGGCATGCTGCAGGTAGTTTTCCGCCTGCACGCGGTCGCCGGACGACATCGCATCGCGGGCCAGCGCCTGATACTTTTCCTGCACCTGCCACGCATTGCCGCGGATGCGGACGTCCGGACCGTTGCTGTCGAAGGTCTGGTGACGCAGCGGAACATTCTGGCGCCGGCCGGCACCGCCGCCGCCCCCGCCACCACCGCCGCCGCTGCCCCCGCCGCCGCTGTTGCCACGACCACGCGAACGCCTGGAGTTCGGTCCCTGTCTCATTCGGCTCTTAAGGCCCCATGCAAGAGAAGCGCAGTCCCCGGAACGCTCCGGCGGCCATCCGGCCTTCCGGCCCGGCCGCCCGGTCTGCCATGGACGATTTCCATGGGTCGCTCACGGGGTTCAAACGACGCGTCCGCATCGCGTGCGGCGGGCCATGGCGGTCAGCGCTCGGCAGAGAACCATCCGAGAATCATGCTCCGCAGGCCGTAGGTTCGCGGTCGTGTACCGCACACTACCCGGCCAGGCCCGCCGATCCAACCGTTTTTTTGGATGAGTGCCCGCTTCACTGGGCTTTCCGTGCCCTGACACAGCGCTTTACCCCACCAAGGTCACACAGGATCGCGGTCTCTCCCAACCCCTGCGCCTCGACCAGAGCCGCCACATCCTCCGCCTGGCCCTGCCCGACCTCGAAGGCGGCCAGCCCGCCGGGGACCAGCAGGCGCGAAAGGTCGGCGGCAAGGATGCGGTAGGGCTCCAGCCCGTCCGGCCCGCCATCCAGCGCGCGGAGCGGGTCGTGCTGCCGCACCTCCGGCTCCAGCGTGGCGATGTCGGCGCTGGGAATGTAGGGCGGGTTGGATACCACGATGTCGAAACGATCCCCGATTCCCTTGGCCCAATCGCCGGTCTGGAAACGGGCGCGGTCCGCCAGCCCGTTGCGCTCGGCATTGCCGGCCGCCCCCTCCACCGCCAGCGGGCTGAGATCGACGCCGAGACCGGTGGCGTTCGGCAGTTCCGACAGCAGCGCCAGCAGGATGCAGCCCGTTCCGGTACCGAAATCGATTAGGCGCAACGGAGCCTTGCGGTCGGGGATGGCGGCGAGCACCGCCTCCACCACCGTCTCGGTGTCGGGCCGCGGCTCCAGCGTGTCGGGATTGAGGGCGAGGTCTATGGTCCAGAACTCCCGGTGCCCCAGGATGCGCCCCACCGGCTCCCGCGCGGCGCGGCGCTCGACCAACGCCAGGGCGCGGGCGGCATCGTCGTCGGGGATAGTTTGTTCCGCTTTCGTAACGAAATCGGTGCGGGTGAGGGTCAGCGCATGTTCCAGCAGGTAGCGGGCGTCGAGCTCCGGCGTATCGACGCCGGCCTCGCGCAGCCGCGCCTCGGCCTGGGCGCGCAGGGTGCGGAGGTTCATGGATGCGATCTTTCTACACCTTTCTCAACCACACATATGTCTCCAAACTCGCCTCAAATCCCCTCTCCCGCCGAAGGCGGGGGAGGGTTAGGGAGGGGGCAAGCGCCGACACCAATGCCACGCGC is a window encoding:
- a CDS encoding MOSC domain-containing protein, with product MNTTLTAIRRYPVKGMSGQDLTATDLTAGQAIPLDRRYGLLHGPAALDSETAGWRLPSDFFTLDRTEKLAALQTEFDEATHALIIRRGGRQVSRGRLDQPMGRTLLEQFFAAYLAGIVPGMPRLIEAQHGAFGDSEEPSVTLLNLASLRDLEERIAKQPVDPRRLRANLLVDGIDPWTERAWIGRTLTIGGATLEVAEALDCTPGNDVNPDSGVADLSLPNIMERGYGHSQILLRARVTGGGRIAVGDPVTPA
- the prmC gene encoding peptide chain release factor N(5)-glutamine methyltransferase; the protein is MNLRTLRAQAEARLREAGVDTPELDARYLLEHALTLTRTDFVTKAEQTIPDDDAARALALVERRAAREPVGRILGHREFWTIDLALNPDTLEPRPDTETVVEAVLAAIPDRKAPLRLIDFGTGTGCILLALLSELPNATGLGVDLSPLAVEGAAGNAERNGLADRARFQTGDWAKGIGDRFDIVVSNPPYIPSADIATLEPEVRQHDPLRALDGGPDGLEPYRILAADLSRLLVPGGLAAFEVGQGQAEDVAALVEAQGLGETAILCDLGGVKRCVRARKAQ
- a CDS encoding DUF4167 domain-containing protein, with the translated sequence MRQGPNSRRSRGRGNSGGGGSGGGGGGGGGGAGRRQNVPLRHQTFDSNGPDVRIRGNAWQVQEKYQALARDAMSSGDRVQAENYLQHAEHYLRIINQIQESENRQRGGQPSIGHGHQQQGASQAGDDDDQPTEDETDGEERAAVNA
- the clpB gene encoding ATP-dependent chaperone ClpB — translated: MDFEQYTERSRGFVQAAQTLAVRRGHQRLTPEHLLKTLLDDKEGLAANLIRAAGGDPKAALSAVDAELDKLPKVEGSGAGQLYLTPELSRVFEQAEKVAEKAGDSFVTAERILLALAMADGTPSARALKSAGVTPQALNTAINDIRKGRTADSASAEQGYDALKKYARDLTAAARDGKLDPVIGRDEEIRRTIQVLARRTKNNPVLIGEPGVGKTAIVEGLAQRIVKGDVPEGLKNKQLLSLDLGALVAGAKYRGEFEERLKAVLSEIQAAAGEIVVFIDELHTLVGAGKSDGAMDASNMLKPALARGELHCVGATTLDEFRKYIEKDAALARRFQPVFVSEPTVEDTISILRGLKERYEVHHGVRITDSAIVSAATLSNRYITDRFLPDKAIDLIDEAASRLRMAVDSKPEAIDELDRRIIQLKIEREALKREQDSASRDRLVTLERELSDLEQESAELTAKWQAEKDQLQGAQKIKEDLEKARTELETAQRDGNWGRAGELAYGVIPGLEKALKEAEAHASSRMLNEEVRDGDIAAVVSRWTGVPVDKMLAGEREKLLAMEGKLRGRVIGQDEAIVAVSNAVRRARAGLQDPNRPIGSFLFLGPTGVGKTELTKALAEFLFDDETAMVRLDMSEYMEKHSVARMIGAPPGYVGYEEGGALTEAVRRRPYQVVLFDEVEKAHPDVFNVLLQVLDDGRLTDGQGRTVDFRNVVIIMTSNLGSQALAEQSEGEDSAAVREEVMEAVRAHFRPEFLNRLDEILLFHRLDRRHMGGIVKIQLGRLTRMLADREITLTVDEAATEWLAEAGYDPVYGARPLKRVIQRELQNPMATLILEGRIKDGQTVAVGAEGGSLTIDGQPVSGLVRKG
- a CDS encoding NUDIX domain-containing protein; protein product: MTDFAASGTSQRTATDTKATPIPVRHATPRTMMARLLRLAWTLRGVWHRIARPLTMGVRAIIIDDSDPAAPCVLLIRHSYVDGWHFPGGGVGRGETLADAMRREVREEVGLIADRPAQPFGIYARFRNGASDHVAVYVVRGWSGQPKADGVEIVETRFFPLDRLPTDLSPATGRRLEEFLGHRPVAERW